GTGGTGGTGATCGACACCGATCCCGCGCGCGTAGACGAACTCACCTACTCACACGACGTGCTCCCGATCGAGGGCGACGGGACGGATCTGGACACGCTCGAAGAGGCGGGCGTGGGCGGGGCGGACATGCTCATCGCCAGCACGGACAGCGACGAGACGAACATCGTCACCTGCGGCGTGTCGGCCATCGTCGGCGACCCCTTCACAATCGCCCGGGTGAAACAACCGCAGTACCTCCGCGCCTGGGAGCAGCGTCGCGGGGCCTTCGACGTGGACTTCATGGTCTGTACGGACCTGCTGGCGGCCAAATCCATCGTCGGCGTGATCGGCCTCGCGACGGCCCAGGACGTGGACATGTTCGCCGACGGGCTGGTCCAGATGACCGAGTTCGAGATCCCGGCGGAGAGTCCGGTGGCCGGCCAGACCGTCGCGGAGGCCGACCGCTTCGACTCGCTGACCTTCGCCGCCATCCTCCGGGACGACGAGGTCCTCGTCCCGACGGGTGAGACGGTCATCGAGGCCGACGACGACGTCGTCGCGATCGGGAGTCCCGAGAGCATGCGCGAGTTCAGCACCGCGGTCGCGCCGCAGGCGGACGAGGCCAACGACGTGGTGGTCGTCGGCGGTGGCGAGATCGGGTATCAGGTCGCGCGCCTGCTGGAAGAGAGCGGATACAAGCCCCGACTGTTCGAGCGCGACGAGGGCCGCGCCCGCTGGCTCGCCGAGAACCTCCCGAACACGACGGTCCTCAACGGGGACGCAACGGATCAGGAACTGCTCGAACGCGAGAGCGTCGGTAAGGCGGACGTGCTGGTCTCGGCGCTGGACAACGACCAGAAGAACCTCCTCTCGACGCTCATCGCCAAGCGGATGGGGACGGCACGGACCGTCGCGGTCGTCAACACCGGCGAGTTCACGGAACTGTTCGAGGCCGTCGGGGTCGACGTGGCGGTCAGTCCGCGCGAGGCGACCGCCGAGGAGATCACCCGGTTCACCCGGGCGCGCCGCGCCGAGAACGTCGCCATCATCGAGGGCGACTGCGCCGAGGTCATCGAACTGGAGGTCGACGCCGAGAGCGCGCTCGTGGATCGCCCGATCCAGGAGTCGATGGCAGAACTCCCCGACGGGGTGGTCGTCGGGGCGATCACGCGGGGCCACTCGCTCATCAAACCGCGTGGTGACACCGTGATCGAGCGGGGCGACCACGTCGTCGTGTTCAGCGACGCCGACGCGCTCTCGGAAGTGACCGAGAAACTGTGAGCCCCGTTGCGGTCGACTGGCGGACGAGCGCGACACTCATCGGCACGGTGCTGAAGGCCCTGACCCTGCCACTGGCCGCGACCGCTGCCGTCGCAGCGTGGTACGGCGAGGCGGTCGTCCCGTTCCTGATTCCACTCGTGTTGACGATTTCTGCCGGCTTCTCGCTGGAACGGTTCGACCGGCGCGACCTCGGACTCAGGGAGTCGTACCTGATGGTCGCGCTGACGTGGCTGGCCATCGCGCTCGTCGGTGCGATCCCGTTCGTCCTCGCCGGCCAGGGCGTGCTAGCCGATCCCGTGAACGCGATGTTCGAGTCGATGAGCGGCGTCACGACCACCGGGGCGACGGTGATCGACTCCTTCGACGCCCACGGGAAGTCGATCCACCTCTGGCGGTCGCTGCTCCAGTGGATGGGTGGGCTCGGTATACTCGTGCTCGCCGTGGCCGTCCTCTCACAGATCTCGGTCGGTGGCGCACAGCTCATGGAGACCGAGACACAGACCCAGGATCTCACGAAACTCACGCCACGGATCGAGGAGACGGCGCGACTCCTCGGGATGATCTACGTCGGCCTGACGGCGCTGATGGTGCTGTCGTGGCTGGCCCTGCACGCGGCCGGGCTGGCCCCGAACGTGACGGTGTATCAGGCGGTGGCCCACGCCTTCACCGCGGTCTCGACGGCCGGTTTCTCTCCCCAGCCTGCGAGTCTCGGCTACTTCTCCCCGGCGGTCCAGTGGGTGACGATCCTGTTCATGTTCACCGGTGCGACGAACTTCGTCCTCCTCTATTTCCTGCTCAAGGGGGATCCGAGCCGGCTCAGAGAGAGCGACGAGTTCCAGTTTTACCTCGCGATCGTCCTCGGGGCGGCCGGGCTGACCGCCGTCTTTCTGGCCGGCGGCGGGCAGTTCGACCGCGTCGAACCGCTGGCCCGGCACGCGCTCTTTCAGGTCGTCTCCATCGTCACGACGACGGGCTATGCGACGGTCGACTTCAACCTGTGGTCGGCGGGCGCGAAGCACATCCTGTTCCTGGGGATGTTCGTCGGCGGGATGGCCGGCAGCACGACCTGCTCGATCAAGACGCTGCGCTGGCTGGTCGTCGTCAAGTCACTGCGGCGGGACCTGTTTACGGAGATTCACCCCGAGGCGATCCGCCCCGTCCGGCTCAGCGGGTCCTCGGTCGACGAGGAGACGATCAAGGACATCTACGCGTACGTCCTCCTGAGTCTCGTCATCTTCGCCCTGCTGACGGTCTTCGTCGTCACCGACGCGACCCGGGTGGCCGGCGGCGTCGGCGAGTTCGAGGCGATGGGTGCGGCCGCCTCGACCTTCCTCAACATCGGGCCGGCCTTCGGTGCCGCCGGCCCCTACGGGAGCTACCTTCACTTCCCGGACACGACGAAACTGGCGATGATCGTCCTGATGTGGGTGGGCCGCATCGAGATCATCCCCGTTCTGGTGATCCTGACGCCCGCGTACTGGCGGTCCTGACGGAGACCTGACCCCGGGGCGGTCGGCCCAAGCCGATGGATTCATGTCGACCTGTCGAGTGACGGCAGACGTGTCTCGCGTCACGTCACGCGTTCCGGGGACGCCCTTCGAGTGGCGCGCGAGTCTGAGCCTCCTCGGGACCGTCGTCAAGTTCTTCTCGCTGACGATGCTGTTGCCGCTGCTCGTCGCGGTCGTCTACCGCGAGGACGTCTGGGTCTTCGCGGTCTCGCTGGTAATCGGTGTGACCGCGGGGCTGGCGCTGGAACGACTCGACTCGGACCCGGACCTCGGAGCCCGGGAAGCGCTCCTGCTCGTCTCGCTGTCGTGGCTGGCCGCCGCGGTCGTCGCGGCGATTCCCTTCTTCCTCGCGGGGCAGGGGACCGCTTCGACGCTCGCGAACCCCGTCAACGCGCTGTTCGAGGCGACCAGCGGCGTGACGACGACCGGCGCGACGGTACTGGGACAGATCGGACTGGAGCGCCACTCCCACGCCGTCATGCTGTGGCGACAGCTCATCCAGTGGCTCGGCGGCATGGGGATCATCGTGCTGATGATCGCCATCCTCCCCGAGGTCGCGGTCAACGGCGCGCAGTTGATGCAAAACGAGGCCCCCGGGCCGGAACTGCAGAAGCTCACGCCCCGGATCGCCGAGACCGCGCGGGCGCTGTGGCTCATCTACGTCGGGTTCACCCTCCTGTTGATGCTGTTGCTCTACGGCCTGAGCTTCACCGAATTCGCGCCGCGGATGGACCTCTACAACGCCATCGCGCACGGCTTCTCGACGCTGCCGACCGGCGGGTTCTCCCCGCAGGCCCAGAGCATCGCGTACTTCAGCGCGGTCGTGCAGTGGGTGTTCATCCCCTTCATGGTCGTCGCCGGGGTCAACTTCGCGCTGTTCTGGCACGTCCTCCGGGGCGAGTTCGACGCGATCTTCGAGAACACCGAGTTTCGCGCGTACGTGGGTGCGATCGCGGTCGTCGTCGCCGTGCTGGCGTTCGTCCTCTATCGCGGCGCGGCCCCCGCACTCGGTGATCTGGGCGGCGCGACCGACGGCGTCGCCGAGAACGCACTGCGGCAGGCGGCGTTCCAGATCGCGTCCCTGTTGAATTCGACGGGGTTCGCCACGTCGAACTTCGCCGAGTGGGACACCCACGGGAAGATGATCCTGCTGTTCGCGATGTTCATCGGTGGCTCGGCCGGGTCGACCGGTGGTGGGATCAAGGTGGTCCGCTGGCTGGTGACGATCAAGGCCCTCCGCCGGGAACTGTACACGACCGCCCGACCCGACGTGGTTCAGCCGGTCAAACTCGGCGGGAACGTCGTCGACGAGGATGCGGTCCGGGGCATCCTGGTGTTCACCGTGCTGTACTTCGTCCTCATGGGTGTCTCGGCGGTGTTCCTCAGTCTCGACGCGGCCCGGATCGGCTTCGACATCTCGACGCTTGAGGCGTTCAGCGCGGCACTGGCGACCATCGGGAACATCGGTCCCGGATTCGGCGTGGTCGGTCCGTTCGGGAGCTATCTGGAATTCTCGCCCGTCTCGAAGCTCTGGATGACGTTCCTGATGTGGATCGGGCGGCTCGAAATCGTCCCAGTACTCGCCCTCTTCGTCATCACCCTCGAAGACGGCGCCTGACTCCCGTCACTTCTCGACCCGGAGGTCGTACCCCTCCGATCGCTCGAACACGTCGAGAAACAGGCGATCCAGAAAGTCCGCGGCGTGTTTCGGGTCCGCGATGGCCGAGCAGTGAATCTCACCGTCGGGGGCTTTGCGCGTGGCTGGCTGGGCGATCTTGAAGACGTGGAAGTCCTCGAGCAGGGCGTCCAGCCGGTCGCGTTCGTCGCCGTCGACCCACACTGTAATCTCGCGGTCGCGGTACTCGACGGCCGGCCGGTCGTCGGAGGGGGTGGACCCGCTGTCCGCGGCCTCGTCGCCGCTCGACGAACCGGCGACGAACCGGACGGGCGACTCGCTGCCGGCTTTGCGGTGGGCGACGATGGCCTTCGCGATGGCCGTCCGTCTCTCGGCCGCGTCGCTCCCCTCGGCGGTCATACCGGAATCGAGGACGGCCAGGGACAAAAGCGGGGTCCTTCGTGGAGGTCGGGGTGGTCAACTCGAGAGCAACAGGTAGAAGTTCCGTGGTGGAGAAGCCGAGCACATGGCAGACGCACACGTGTTGATTCTGGGACCGCCGGGCGCAGGCAAGGGGACACAGAGCAGCCGCATCGCCGAGCGGTTCGACGTGGAACACGTCACCACCGGGGACGCGCTGCGGGCGAACAAGGACATGGACATCTCGGACATGGACACCGAGTACGACACGCCCCGCGAGTACATGGAGGCGGGTGACCTCGTGCCCGACGCCGTCGTGAACGCCATCGTCGAGGAGGCGCTCCAGAGCGCGGACGGCTACGTGCTGGACGGCTACCCGCGCAACATGGAGCAGGCCGACGAACTCGAAGACATGACCGACCTCGACGTGATCCTCTCGCTTTCGGTCAGCCGCGAGGAACTCGTCGACCGGCTGACCGGCCGCCGGGTCTGTGACGACTGCGGGACGAACTTCCACGTCGAGTTCGACCAGCCCGAGGAAGAGGGCGTCTGTGACGAGTGTGGTGGGGAGTTGATCCAGCGTGACGACGACAACGAGGAGTCGGTGAACAACCGCCTCGACGTGTTCGAGGACAACACCGCGCCCGTCATCGACCACTACCGCGACCACGACGGCTTCGTCGAGATCGACGGCGAACAGACTCCCGACGAGGTGTGGGCGGACATCGAGGACGCCATCGAAGCGCAGAGCTGACCGGATCGACGCCGTCGGCCGGTCGTTTTCCGAGGACAGAGTAAAAGCTTGATTAGCGGTGGTGCCTAGAGTCCCGACAATGCCACGTACCGCCGAGAAAGTAGAGTCGCTCGCCCGCGAGGACGGCGAGTTGCTGGACGCGCTCGAGGTCGTGCTCGACGCCGCCGAGTCCGAGGGGACCGTCGAGTGGAGCGACGTCAGCGACGAGATGACCAGCGGCCAGTGGGGTCGCCTCATCGAGAAGGGCCTGCTGGTCGACGCCGACGGATCCGGGTTCGTCGTCGACGACCCCGACGGCGTCCGCGACGCGCTCTCCGACGACGAGGTGAGCGATGCGGCCGCCGACGGCGACGAGGAGTCCTCGTGGTCGAGCTACGACAAACTGGCCGGTGTCGGTGCGCTGGGGATGATGGCAGGCTACTCGCTGCCGTCGGTCCGCAACGTCATCGGCGGGACGCTCGACGTTCTATTCGGGCCGCTGGAAGCGATGCTCCCCTTCTACGTCGTCGTCATGGTGCTCGCCATGCTCACGGGCCTGTACTCGACGCTGTTGCAGGCCAACCTGATGGACATGGACAAGATGAGCGAGTACCAGGAGCAGATGCAGGAGATTCAGGAGCGCCGCAAGGACGCCAAGGAACGCGGCGACGAGGAAGCGCTGGACCGCATACAGCAGGAACAGATGGACGCCATGGGCGACCAGATGGGGATGTTCAAAGAGCAGATCCGACCGATGGTCTGGATCATGCTGCTCACCATCCCCGTGTTCCTGTGGATGTACTGGATGCTGCTCTCGCCCAGCCAGTCGATCCACCCCCAGACGATCACGCTGCCGCTGATCGGAACGACGAGCTGGACGGAGGGTGTTCTCGGCCCGCTGCAGGCCTGGATCCTCTGGTACTTCCTCTGCTCGATGGGCTTCACCCAGATCATCCGGAAGTCGCTGAACATCCAGACGACGCCGACCTGAGTCCTCACCCGTTTTCGACGCTTACGTCTTCGCCGCTGACCAGCGCTGGGACCACCTCGCGGGCGAAGTGGATCGCCACCACCAGCAGTATCGGCCCCAGAAAGATTCCGTACCAGCCGAAGGCGATCGACGCCAGCACGTACGTCAACAGAAGCAGCCCCATGTGAAGACCCCCCTTCGAGAGGTACGATCGGACGAACACGTCCGGAACGAAATCGACGGCGACGAACGTGACGACGACGAAGACGACGGGGAACCACAGGCCGGCCTCCGCGCGCAGGCTCCGGACGACCAGCGACAGCGCGTAGGGCACCCAGATCAGCTTCATCCCGACCGCAGGCACCAGCGTGAAGATACCGGTCAACAGTCCCAGCAGGATCGGAAACCTGATCGCGAGGGGTGCCGGGGCGACGGCCCCGAGTGCGGCGTAGACACCGGTCGCAACGGCAGCCGTGACGCCGATCACCAGCAGGTTCCCCGTGTAGATGCTCGTCAGGTCGGCGTCGACGCGTTCCGCGAAGGCGACGGATCCCGACGAGTCCCCGAACGTGTCGCGGAACCAGTCGGCGATGCGGTCCCCGTCACACAGCAGGTAATACGCCACGGTGACGGCGACGAACAGTCTGATCCCCCACGTCGTCGCGAGGCCGAGATAGCCCGCGGCCCGGCCCAGGTTGCCACCGAGGAGTCCGAGCAGCGCCTGCGGTTCGGTCAGCGACGCCACGTCGAGATACGGAGCGAGTAGCGATCGGTACCGGGCCAGGTTCGCGTGGGCGGCGAAGCGGTCGAGTGCCCGCACGGCTACCAGCCCGGCGTACCCCAGCACAGCTAGGATCGGGACGCCGACCAGCCCCAGCGTGACCGCGGCGCTGAGGTCGCTTCGCCCGAACCGCCGCTCGATCGCCCGGTACGCCGGCCGCACCGCGTAGTAGAGGAAGACGCCGACTGCCAGCGCGCCGACGAACGATACCAGCACGTAGGCGACCAGCGCCGCCACGGCGAGGCCGACGAGCGCCCAGGCCGCCCGCGCACGGCTCACCGTCCATGATACCTCCATGGATACGGTGAGGGCTGCCACCCCCAAAAGCCCGGGTCTGGAACGGACAGCAGGTCGCCCGGCCGTCGTTCCCCGGCGGTGCAGTTCGCAGACCAGTGTGGCGGTTCGCCGGGTTTCGGCCGAAGACACAACCTCTTTTACCGCGACCAACGCAGGA
This Halorientalis sp. IM1011 DNA region includes the following protein-coding sequences:
- a CDS encoding DUF106 domain-containing protein encodes the protein MPRTAEKVESLAREDGELLDALEVVLDAAESEGTVEWSDVSDEMTSGQWGRLIEKGLLVDADGSGFVVDDPDGVRDALSDDEVSDAAADGDEESSWSSYDKLAGVGALGMMAGYSLPSVRNVIGGTLDVLFGPLEAMLPFYVVVMVLAMLTGLYSTLLQANLMDMDKMSEYQEQMQEIQERRKDAKERGDEEALDRIQQEQMDAMGDQMGMFKEQIRPMVWIMLLTIPVFLWMYWMLLSPSQSIHPQTITLPLIGTTSWTEGVLGPLQAWILWYFLCSMGFTQIIRKSLNIQTTPT
- a CDS encoding adenylate kinase, with protein sequence MADAHVLILGPPGAGKGTQSSRIAERFDVEHVTTGDALRANKDMDISDMDTEYDTPREYMEAGDLVPDAVVNAIVEEALQSADGYVLDGYPRNMEQADELEDMTDLDVILSLSVSREELVDRLTGRRVCDDCGTNFHVEFDQPEEEGVCDECGGELIQRDDDNEESVNNRLDVFEDNTAPVIDHYRDHDGFVEIDGEQTPDEVWADIEDAIEAQS
- a CDS encoding TrkH family potassium uptake protein codes for the protein MSPVAVDWRTSATLIGTVLKALTLPLAATAAVAAWYGEAVVPFLIPLVLTISAGFSLERFDRRDLGLRESYLMVALTWLAIALVGAIPFVLAGQGVLADPVNAMFESMSGVTTTGATVIDSFDAHGKSIHLWRSLLQWMGGLGILVLAVAVLSQISVGGAQLMETETQTQDLTKLTPRIEETARLLGMIYVGLTALMVLSWLALHAAGLAPNVTVYQAVAHAFTAVSTAGFSPQPASLGYFSPAVQWVTILFMFTGATNFVLLYFLLKGDPSRLRESDEFQFYLAIVLGAAGLTAVFLAGGGQFDRVEPLARHALFQVVSIVTTTGYATVDFNLWSAGAKHILFLGMFVGGMAGSTTCSIKTLRWLVVVKSLRRDLFTEIHPEAIRPVRLSGSSVDEETIKDIYAYVLLSLVIFALLTVFVVTDATRVAGGVGEFEAMGAAASTFLNIGPAFGAAGPYGSYLHFPDTTKLAMIVLMWVGRIEIIPVLVILTPAYWRS
- the trkA gene encoding Trk system potassium transporter TrkA, translating into MRVIIVGAGQVGSSIAASLASDHDVVVIDTDPARVDELTYSHDVLPIEGDGTDLDTLEEAGVGGADMLIASTDSDETNIVTCGVSAIVGDPFTIARVKQPQYLRAWEQRRGAFDVDFMVCTDLLAAKSIVGVIGLATAQDVDMFADGLVQMTEFEIPAESPVAGQTVAEADRFDSLTFAAILRDDEVLVPTGETVIEADDDVVAIGSPESMREFSTAVAPQADEANDVVVVGGGEIGYQVARLLEESGYKPRLFERDEGRARWLAENLPNTTVLNGDATDQELLERESVGKADVLVSALDNDQKNLLSTLIAKRMGTARTVAVVNTGEFTELFEAVGVDVAVSPREATAEEITRFTRARRAENVAIIEGDCAEVIELEVDAESALVDRPIQESMAELPDGVVVGAITRGHSLIKPRGDTVIERGDHVVVFSDADALSEVTEKL
- a CDS encoding AI-2E family transporter, encoding MEVSWTVSRARAAWALVGLAVAALVAYVLVSFVGALAVGVFLYYAVRPAYRAIERRFGRSDLSAAVTLGLVGVPILAVLGYAGLVAVRALDRFAAHANLARYRSLLAPYLDVASLTEPQALLGLLGGNLGRAAGYLGLATTWGIRLFVAVTVAYYLLCDGDRIADWFRDTFGDSSGSVAFAERVDADLTSIYTGNLLVIGVTAAVATGVYAALGAVAPAPLAIRFPILLGLLTGIFTLVPAVGMKLIWVPYALSLVVRSLRAEAGLWFPVVFVVVTFVAVDFVPDVFVRSYLSKGGLHMGLLLLTYVLASIAFGWYGIFLGPILLVVAIHFAREVVPALVSGEDVSVENG
- a CDS encoding TrkH family potassium uptake protein, which codes for MSRVTSRVPGTPFEWRASLSLLGTVVKFFSLTMLLPLLVAVVYREDVWVFAVSLVIGVTAGLALERLDSDPDLGAREALLLVSLSWLAAAVVAAIPFFLAGQGTASTLANPVNALFEATSGVTTTGATVLGQIGLERHSHAVMLWRQLIQWLGGMGIIVLMIAILPEVAVNGAQLMQNEAPGPELQKLTPRIAETARALWLIYVGFTLLLMLLLYGLSFTEFAPRMDLYNAIAHGFSTLPTGGFSPQAQSIAYFSAVVQWVFIPFMVVAGVNFALFWHVLRGEFDAIFENTEFRAYVGAIAVVVAVLAFVLYRGAAPALGDLGGATDGVAENALRQAAFQIASLLNSTGFATSNFAEWDTHGKMILLFAMFIGGSAGSTGGGIKVVRWLVTIKALRRELYTTARPDVVQPVKLGGNVVDEDAVRGILVFTVLYFVLMGVSAVFLSLDAARIGFDISTLEAFSAALATIGNIGPGFGVVGPFGSYLEFSPVSKLWMTFLMWIGRLEIVPVLALFVITLEDGA